A single region of the Pseudomonas sp. GGS8 genome encodes:
- a CDS encoding type VI secretion system Vgr family protein encodes MLNELRTFFDHSRHKLRVRNVDAVLDVLAFHSEERLSQPFTYTVEFTCVEDDLAAEQLLGQDASFSLHASPQTLPVLGLRVPEIKPLRTLHGVITGFKRLSGSSDEAHYEITLEPRLALLGRGKQFRIYQHQSVPDIVESILRSRHGFEGQDFLFSLQREYPKREQVMQYGESDLAFIARLVAEVGIWYRFTSDERLSIDVVEFHDDQRHYQFDVELPYRPQSGLSSSAQDAVWSLQTQHLVVEQNVNIRAYHHREANAPLDGDIDQSRGASTTYGEAYHYAEPYTVLGDAQAQDEDLQSESGYFYARLRHERYLNEQARLSGVSSSAMLAPGQVLKVSGGAPQAFVPGAVIVGLTTRAARDRSFEASFQAMPYSETVCFRPPLHNKPQIAGTVPARVTSPQANDPYGHIDLEGRYKVNFLFDRDSWKAGEESLWLRMARPYAGDTHGLHLPLIPGTEVAIAFEQGDPDRPYIAHALHDSQHPDHVTLRNYKRNVLRTPANNKLRMDDTRGQEHIKLSTEHSGKSQLNLGHLVNAEKKKRGEGFELRTDGWGAIRAGKGLFISADEQAKATGEQLDMTAAIEQLESALSLARSLAQGARSAQVNPSDTESQQGLFERLKGLVQPGVLLHAPAGIGILSPKAVCLSSGAESVGIMAAHNIDISAGHDITAAAEGGVSVFAQRADLQLKAAQGKVELHAQGSNLHALAKTDVKIESVEGRVEISASQELVFNCGGAYIRIKGGDIELGAPGNIYLKAAHVQKLGSSNLDTPVSPLPAGYSGGYALKDKAQAPMPFTRYRITTQQGEVFNGVTDKDGQTMSVHTLVPGGLKIEFPESEKWISFSAPQELNYQGIKCTATMDDGTVLQGEFDSENKASFYSFAGKSCVKFEVENLDKHESVLSGAEKLLSELGA; translated from the coding sequence ATGCTCAACGAGCTGCGCACCTTCTTCGACCACAGCCGGCACAAACTTCGCGTCCGTAACGTCGACGCCGTGCTCGACGTGCTGGCCTTCCACAGCGAGGAGCGCCTGAGCCAGCCGTTCACCTACACCGTGGAGTTCACCTGTGTCGAGGACGACCTTGCCGCCGAACAGCTGCTCGGCCAGGACGCCAGTTTCAGCCTGCATGCTTCGCCGCAAACCTTGCCTGTGCTGGGCCTGCGCGTGCCTGAGATCAAACCACTGCGCACGCTGCATGGTGTGATCACTGGCTTCAAGCGTCTGTCTGGCTCCAGCGACGAAGCCCACTACGAAATCACCCTGGAACCGCGCCTGGCGCTGCTCGGTCGCGGTAAGCAGTTCCGCATCTACCAGCACCAGTCGGTGCCGGACATCGTCGAGAGCATCCTGCGCAGCCGCCACGGCTTCGAAGGCCAGGACTTCCTCTTCAGCCTGCAACGCGAATACCCCAAGCGCGAACAGGTCATGCAATACGGCGAAAGCGACCTGGCCTTCATCGCTCGCCTGGTGGCCGAGGTCGGCATCTGGTATCGCTTCACCAGCGACGAGCGCCTGAGCATCGACGTCGTGGAATTCCACGACGACCAGCGTCATTACCAGTTCGACGTCGAGCTGCCTTATCGCCCGCAATCCGGGTTGAGCAGCAGCGCGCAGGACGCCGTGTGGAGCTTGCAGACCCAGCACTTGGTGGTGGAACAGAACGTCAATATTCGCGCCTATCATCACCGGGAGGCCAACGCCCCCCTCGATGGTGACATCGACCAGAGCCGTGGTGCGAGCACTACCTACGGCGAGGCCTACCACTACGCCGAGCCCTACACCGTGCTGGGTGACGCCCAGGCTCAGGACGAAGACCTGCAAAGCGAAAGCGGCTACTTCTACGCGCGCCTGCGCCATGAACGCTACTTGAATGAGCAGGCCCGGCTCAGCGGCGTGAGCAGCAGCGCTATGCTGGCCCCCGGTCAGGTGCTCAAGGTGTCCGGCGGCGCGCCACAAGCCTTCGTCCCGGGCGCGGTGATTGTCGGCCTGACCACTCGTGCTGCGCGCGACCGCAGTTTCGAAGCCAGCTTCCAGGCCATGCCTTACTCGGAAACCGTCTGTTTCCGTCCGCCGCTGCATAACAAGCCGCAAATCGCCGGCACCGTGCCGGCCCGCGTGACCAGCCCGCAGGCCAACGACCCCTACGGTCACATCGACCTGGAAGGGCGCTACAAAGTCAATTTCCTGTTCGACCGCGACAGCTGGAAAGCCGGCGAAGAAAGCCTGTGGCTACGTATGGCCCGGCCTTACGCCGGCGACACCCACGGCCTGCACCTGCCGCTGATCCCCGGCACGGAAGTGGCCATCGCCTTCGAACAAGGCGACCCGGATCGCCCCTACATCGCCCACGCCCTGCACGACAGCCAGCACCCGGACCACGTCACCCTGCGCAACTACAAGCGCAACGTGCTGCGCACCCCGGCGAACAACAAGCTGCGCATGGACGACACGCGGGGACAGGAACACATCAAGCTCAGTACTGAGCACAGTGGCAAGAGTCAGTTGAACCTCGGTCACCTGGTCAATGCCGAGAAGAAAAAGCGCGGCGAAGGTTTTGAACTGCGCACCGATGGCTGGGGGGCCATTCGTGCCGGCAAGGGGCTGTTCATCAGTGCCGATGAACAGGCCAAGGCCACGGGTGAGCAACTCGATATGACCGCTGCCATTGAGCAACTGGAAAGCGCGCTATCGCTGGCTCGCTCTCTGGCCCAAGGGGCCCGTAGCGCTCAAGTGAACCCCAGTGATACTGAAAGCCAGCAAGGTTTGTTCGAACGGCTCAAAGGATTAGTTCAACCCGGTGTGCTGCTGCATGCTCCGGCGGGTATTGGCATACTCAGTCCTAAAGCCGTATGCCTGTCTTCTGGAGCGGAGAGCGTGGGCATCATGGCCGCGCACAACATTGACATCAGCGCCGGACACGACATCACCGCAGCCGCCGAGGGCGGTGTCAGTGTGTTCGCACAACGAGCCGACCTGCAACTCAAAGCGGCTCAAGGCAAAGTCGAATTGCACGCACAGGGCAGCAACCTCCATGCCCTGGCAAAGACCGATGTCAAGATCGAAAGCGTCGAAGGCCGTGTAGAAATCAGCGCCTCTCAAGAGCTGGTGTTCAACTGTGGTGGCGCCTACATTCGTATCAAGGGCGGAGATATCGAACTGGGGGCACCTGGCAACATCTACCTCAAGGCTGCCCATGTGCAAAAACTTGGCAGCTCCAATCTGGACACGCCGGTATCACCATTACCAGCAGGTTATTCCGGCGGTTATGCCCTGAAGGACAAGGCCCAGGCGCCAATGCCGTTCACCCGCTACCGGATCACCACCCAGCAGGGGGAGGTGTTCAACGGGGTGACAGACAAGGATGGCCAGACCATGAGCGTTCATACCTTGGTGCCGGGCGGCTTGAAGATTGAGTTTCCGGAGTCAGAGAAATGGATCAGTTTTTCAGCTCCGCAGGAGTTGAATTATCAAGGAATAAAGTGCACCGCCACCATGGATGATGGAACCGTTCTACAGGGCGAATTCGATAGCGAGAACAAAGCGAGTTTTTATTCTTTTGCAGGGAAATCTTGCGTCAAATTCGAGGTGGAGAACTTAGATAAGCACGAGAGTGTGCTCAGTGGTGCTGAGAAATTGCTAAGTGAACTTGGGGCGTAA
- a CDS encoding lipase family protein, giving the protein MNDTQHRTDTLNPRKDVTCGKQKQHWIEFQLLDEQGEPLANMPYRAVNDATHAACTPMYTGQSDAQGVIRIDGLHPLPITLLMQADPLAEQLQTRRLRAERPEPPRPGVADRTPLHGPQSAGFSPIEKRALAAGHAYHYLRIGQLCDHQPNFDPPLADPSQLPAFHFPDRTFSGFTVSGDQLSRRHVLEVCPFRAWSLVLHHQSEYSLVNAYNLGLMSILAYSKLPEKERGSVKELFEQQCLDLSRTPRVWDSGKDWPCLVSDVPFNDRYTSVEPLDTTQAQPPEGDTQLFYAISASQILVAWRGTEMDGFADLSTDATFRPVKPEVQVLCEPKVPCTDLTPEGSMHLGFRDSFELARRIYAKDLGKTIPEKAFEKELFICGHSLGGALGLVHAASLKELNPLLYTYGMPRTFSLKAVQCLSELQHFRHVNDTDLIPSIPPEAALDNYLYDLYGPLGTTLGFTWSTVQLTGSALFKHGDPFCHHGEIAMFFKVEQHTQQRGSQYPAYRNKEGLGAPYYTSIASRLPEKAKFYLVPSLSRAADKKAEQAQEHFTTSLSPESRARYFPPYRNPKTGRVTGIGNHVMKEYQPYMHNQLLESINPAREPLLKEQRERKKFEQQMEDYYESIPEDELARNRVFLGLQNLVGRALSVTWQAEGGAEALQRFDAVADPLAYYTKTYG; this is encoded by the coding sequence ATGAACGACACCCAGCACCGTACCGACACGCTCAACCCGCGCAAGGACGTTACTTGTGGGAAACAGAAACAGCACTGGATCGAGTTTCAGTTGCTGGACGAGCAGGGCGAGCCCTTGGCGAACATGCCATATCGCGCGGTGAACGACGCCACCCACGCGGCCTGCACACCCATGTACACGGGCCAGAGCGACGCCCAAGGCGTGATCCGCATTGACGGCCTGCACCCGCTTCCCATCACCTTGCTAATGCAGGCCGATCCGTTGGCCGAGCAACTACAAACTCGTCGCCTGCGTGCCGAACGGCCCGAACCGCCCCGGCCTGGAGTGGCTGACCGCACCCCACTTCATGGTCCGCAGAGCGCTGGCTTCTCGCCGATCGAGAAGCGGGCCCTCGCGGCAGGTCATGCCTACCACTACCTGCGCATCGGCCAGTTGTGCGATCACCAGCCGAATTTCGACCCCCCCTTGGCAGACCCGAGTCAGCTCCCGGCCTTCCACTTCCCGGACCGGACATTCAGCGGTTTCACCGTCAGCGGCGACCAGTTGAGTCGCCGTCATGTGCTGGAAGTCTGCCCGTTCCGTGCCTGGTCGCTGGTGTTGCACCACCAGTCCGAGTACAGCTTGGTCAACGCCTACAACCTGGGGCTGATGAGTATTCTGGCGTACAGCAAGTTGCCAGAGAAGGAACGTGGATCTGTCAAAGAGCTTTTCGAACAGCAATGCCTGGACCTGTCACGTACACCACGGGTATGGGACAGCGGCAAGGATTGGCCGTGCTTGGTCAGCGATGTGCCCTTCAATGATCGCTATACAAGTGTCGAGCCACTGGACACCACTCAGGCTCAGCCGCCGGAAGGAGATACCCAACTGTTCTACGCCATCAGTGCCTCCCAGATACTGGTGGCTTGGCGGGGCACTGAGATGGATGGTTTCGCCGACCTTAGCACCGATGCGACCTTTCGCCCGGTAAAACCGGAAGTACAGGTCTTGTGCGAGCCCAAGGTGCCCTGCACCGACCTGACCCCGGAGGGCAGTATGCACCTGGGCTTTCGCGACTCGTTCGAACTAGCCAGAAGGATTTATGCTAAGGATCTGGGCAAGACGATTCCTGAAAAGGCGTTCGAGAAGGAATTATTCATCTGCGGCCACAGCCTGGGCGGTGCCCTAGGACTGGTCCATGCAGCCTCGCTGAAAGAGCTAAATCCACTGCTATACACCTATGGCATGCCACGCACCTTCAGCCTCAAGGCTGTGCAGTGTCTGAGCGAGTTGCAGCATTTTCGACACGTGAACGACACTGACCTCATCCCCAGCATTCCGCCCGAGGCAGCCCTGGATAACTACCTGTACGACCTGTATGGCCCATTGGGCACCACCCTGGGTTTTACCTGGTCGACCGTTCAGTTGACCGGCAGTGCGCTGTTCAAACACGGCGATCCTTTCTGCCATCACGGCGAAATCGCCATGTTCTTCAAGGTCGAACAGCACACGCAACAGCGTGGCTCGCAGTACCCCGCCTATCGCAACAAGGAAGGGCTCGGCGCACCTTACTACACCTCCATTGCCAGCCGCCTGCCGGAAAAAGCCAAGTTCTACCTGGTGCCCAGTCTGAGCCGGGCCGCCGATAAAAAGGCCGAGCAAGCACAGGAGCACTTCACCACCTCGTTGAGCCCCGAGAGCCGGGCCAGATACTTCCCACCCTATCGCAACCCCAAGACGGGCAGGGTGACTGGCATCGGCAACCACGTCATGAAGGAATACCAACCCTACATGCACAACCAGTTGCTGGAGTCGATCAACCCTGCGCGCGAGCCGTTGCTGAAGGAGCAGCGGGAACGGAAAAAATTCGAACAACAGATGGAAGACTATTACGAGAGCATTCCCGAGGATGAACTGGCCCGCAATCGGGTCTTCCTCGGATTGCAGAACTTAGTGGGCCGGGCCTTAAGCGTTACCTGGCAGGCTGAGGGCGGTGCGGAGGCGTTACAGCGCTTCGACGCCGTGGCCGACCCTCTGGCCTATTACACAAAAACTTACGGTTGA
- a CDS encoding OmpA family protein codes for MTLKLTRSLWLWAGALVLALLAVIPLATWIRAVAVLIVVVFVAVAWVRAGRHVSRQCESVVLADNTALPPAAYRQPVVLVCGDGLVGLFGAITAEQLALRQTQQGCYVRVPGLDQLSAVSASLIAMRPDWSAQLSVMFVVNPGEHTDDAVLAGQVRAFSHQVALIRRGGIALPLLLVSYQQASQGVGPWFSWESGQTSPCVRQAGACVSLVDWQRQGANGTAHAERLHTSVKLNSVAAWLKATVLPHFANREARSPVGLAVACAITLVPALPLRVKGNLWQQWLRNKIALVDTRQAPPGADTTLPFPDPLLNLLPTHTQSSAVHRASVVALWLFALAGLVALASSAWQNTLLVRQVSDDLRRYLSIAVPERRDQPEFALRQEAVTVLRQDAGRLDSYYRQGEPLALGLGLYRGERLRAPLLATIAGHREPSAPIPVQIPKPVRLDSLSLFSTGSAHLKPDSTKVLINALVDIKAQPGWLIVIAGHTDATGNAEQNLQLSRARAAAVHDWMQRMGDIPESCFAVQGFGASQPIASNDTEVGRAMNRRVDIRLVPEVGACVFPTVVLDRQPPVAPAAFIF; via the coding sequence ATGACGCTCAAGTTGACACGAAGTCTTTGGCTGTGGGCCGGCGCACTTGTTCTGGCGCTGCTTGCTGTCATTCCGCTCGCCACCTGGATACGGGCGGTGGCTGTTCTGATCGTTGTGGTCTTCGTCGCCGTGGCCTGGGTCCGGGCGGGGCGACATGTGTCGCGTCAGTGCGAGTCCGTGGTCTTGGCCGACAATACGGCATTGCCGCCTGCGGCTTATCGCCAGCCGGTGGTATTGGTCTGTGGCGATGGCCTGGTCGGTCTTTTCGGCGCGATTACCGCTGAACAACTGGCCCTGCGCCAGACACAACAAGGTTGTTATGTGCGGGTGCCTGGCCTGGATCAGTTATCGGCGGTGAGTGCCAGCCTGATAGCCATGCGCCCAGACTGGAGCGCGCAGCTCAGCGTCATGTTCGTTGTCAATCCTGGAGAGCATACCGACGACGCAGTACTGGCTGGCCAGGTGCGTGCCTTCAGCCATCAAGTAGCGCTGATCCGCAGGGGCGGCATAGCGCTGCCGCTGTTGCTGGTGAGCTACCAGCAAGCCTCGCAAGGCGTTGGGCCCTGGTTCAGTTGGGAGTCTGGCCAGACCAGCCCCTGCGTGCGTCAGGCCGGTGCGTGCGTCAGTCTGGTCGATTGGCAGCGGCAGGGCGCAAATGGCACAGCGCATGCCGAACGGTTGCACACGAGCGTAAAACTCAACAGCGTGGCGGCCTGGCTGAAGGCAACGGTACTCCCGCATTTCGCGAACCGTGAAGCCCGCAGTCCTGTCGGCCTGGCGGTGGCCTGCGCCATTACCCTGGTACCGGCACTGCCCCTGAGGGTGAAAGGCAACCTGTGGCAACAATGGCTGCGAAACAAGATCGCACTGGTTGACACTCGGCAGGCTCCACCCGGGGCTGACACGACGTTGCCGTTTCCTGATCCCTTGCTAAACCTGCTCCCGACCCACACCCAGAGCTCCGCGGTACATCGCGCGAGCGTGGTCGCGCTGTGGTTGTTCGCGCTTGCTGGCCTGGTCGCCTTGGCCAGCTCGGCCTGGCAGAACACCCTGTTGGTGCGCCAGGTCAGTGATGACCTGCGCCGCTATCTGTCCATTGCCGTGCCGGAACGTCGTGACCAGCCCGAGTTCGCCTTGCGCCAAGAGGCCGTGACGGTACTGCGCCAAGACGCCGGGCGCCTGGACAGTTACTACCGACAGGGCGAACCGCTTGCGCTGGGCTTGGGCCTGTATCGCGGCGAGCGCCTGCGGGCGCCGCTGTTGGCGACAATTGCCGGTCACCGTGAGCCGTCGGCCCCGATACCGGTGCAGATTCCAAAGCCGGTGCGCCTGGACAGCCTGTCGCTGTTCAGTACCGGGAGTGCCCATCTCAAGCCTGACTCGACCAAGGTGTTGATCAATGCCCTGGTCGACATCAAGGCCCAGCCGGGCTGGCTGATCGTCATCGCCGGGCATACCGATGCCACGGGCAATGCCGAGCAGAACCTGCAGTTGTCCCGTGCCCGGGCAGCGGCGGTGCATGACTGGATGCAACGCATGGGCGATATCCCCGAAAGTTGTTTTGCGGTGCAGGGCTTCGGTGCCAGCCAGCCGATCGCCAGCAATGACACCGAGGTCGGGCGAGCAATGAATCGTCGTGTCGATATCCGTCTGGTACCTGAAGTGGGGGCCTGTGTGTTCCCCACGGTGGTGCTGGACAGGCAACCCCCTGTCGCACCCGCGGCGTTTATTTTCTGA
- a CDS encoding Hcp family type VI secretion system effector has translation MAIPVYLWLQDDGGADIKGSVDVQKREGSIEVVAQDHSLYIPTDNNTGKLTGTRVHTPFLFTKEIDASSPYLYKAVTTGQTLKSAEFKWYRIDDAGQEVEYFITKLENVKVVKVAPKMHDVKDPTKEKHNHLEQVELRYEKVTWTYKDGNIIHSDSWNERQSA, from the coding sequence ATGGCAATTCCCGTTTACCTGTGGCTGCAAGATGATGGCGGCGCGGACATTAAAGGTTCAGTCGACGTACAAAAACGCGAAGGTAGCATCGAGGTGGTCGCCCAGGACCACAGCCTATACATCCCCACCGACAACAACACCGGCAAGCTGACCGGCACTCGGGTTCATACCCCGTTCCTGTTTACCAAGGAAATCGATGCCTCCAGCCCCTATCTGTACAAGGCGGTGACCACCGGGCAGACCCTCAAGAGCGCCGAGTTCAAGTGGTACCGCATCGACGACGCGGGCCAAGAAGTCGAGTACTTCATCACCAAGTTGGAAAACGTAAAAGTAGTGAAAGTCGCGCCGAAAATGCACGACGTCAAAGACCCGACCAAGGAAAAGCACAACCATCTGGAACAGGTTGAGCTGCGCTACGAGAAGGTCACCTGGACCTACAAGGACGGCAACATCATCCACTCCGACTCCTGGAATGAACGTCAGAGCGCTTGA
- the tssL gene encoding type VI secretion system protein TssL, short form: MNLTATKKQTATGVDIDSLLQVSYLLVIELRQGGSAQNSQVLWKFCSKQIEHVSQQLKRAGLSQRSINYISHAQCALLDETVLSCAKGDAHAAWASEPLQAKFFGGHQAGEFLYEDMREVLREPAPDLQVLTAFHRVLMLGFRGRYANVNDPAREQLLAALSAQVEPLELSQTLTTQVDARHRATPLRWLQSPLAHILAVGLLLIGAWWGLDHVLAGLIATLLPGQS, from the coding sequence ATGAACCTGACCGCGACCAAAAAACAGACCGCAACCGGGGTGGATATCGACTCGCTACTGCAGGTTAGCTACCTACTGGTCATTGAGCTGCGCCAGGGAGGCTCGGCGCAGAATAGCCAGGTCCTGTGGAAGTTTTGCTCGAAGCAGATCGAGCACGTCAGTCAGCAACTCAAGCGTGCCGGCCTGAGCCAGCGCAGCATCAATTACATCAGTCACGCTCAATGCGCTTTGCTGGATGAAACCGTGCTCAGCTGTGCCAAAGGTGACGCCCACGCCGCCTGGGCAAGCGAGCCCCTGCAAGCCAAGTTCTTCGGTGGGCACCAGGCCGGTGAGTTCCTGTATGAAGACATGCGCGAAGTACTGCGCGAGCCAGCGCCTGATCTCCAGGTGCTGACGGCATTCCATCGGGTGCTGATGCTTGGCTTCCGGGGCCGTTACGCCAATGTGAACGACCCCGCGCGTGAACAACTGCTGGCCGCCCTGAGCGCGCAGGTCGAACCCCTGGAACTCAGTCAGACGTTAACCACACAAGTAGACGCCCGCCACCGAGCGACCCCCCTGCGTTGGTTGCAATCACCGTTGGCCCATATCCTGGCGGTGGGCTTGTTGCTCATCGGTGCGTGGTGGGGGCTGGACCATGTGCTGGCGGGTCTGATCGCCACGCTCTTGCCTGGTCAGTCGTGA
- the tssH gene encoding type VI secretion system ATPase TssH yields the protein MAHNSSRLLRRLNPYCAQALSAAASLCQSRAHSYISIEHWLLKLLEQGEGDLTLIARRYDWDMDAIWRGLLDHLETLPRSVQSKPQLCDKLQQLIKDAWLRASLDDNNDHLRSAHLLGALMDTPSLLACEAAWPLLSLSDVQLQRLFALLDQYSEERPQVQQQTALAQVPTPSGLVTPSSAVRHDASQAVLDKFTHDVTAKAGEGRIDPVFGRDDEIRQVIDILSRRRKNNPILVGEPGVGKTALVEGLALRIAQGNVPDSLKSVSVRILDLGLLQAGAGVKGEFEQRLKNVIDAVQQSETPVLLFIDEAHTLIGAGNQAGGADAANLLKPALARGELRTIAATTWSEYKQYFERDAALERRFQMVKVDEPDDANASLMLRGLKARYASHHGVHIQDAAVQAAVSLSRRYLTGRQLPDKAVDLLDTASARVRMSLDCEPQALVRVKVRQVALELERQALEEDAQLCGHAASERLATIAAQHAELHRQQVELEQQYRHELDLTQQLLGARQAEPPQMDLCAQLQQRLNEAQGNQPLLSLDVEARSVAEVIADWTGVPLGSLLKDEQANLLALEQQLGERVIGQAPALGALAQRLRAAKTGLTEEKAPLGVFLLVGTSGVGKTETALALADSLFGGEKSLITINLSEYQEAHTVSQLKGSPPGYVGYGQGGVLTEAVRQRPYSVVLLDEVEKAHRDVLNLFYQVFDRGFMRDGEGREIDFRNTVILMTSNLGSDVLQACLQEQPEAPDSTLHELLRPILREHFQPALLARFQTLIYRPLQADALKCIVAIKLAQVAKRLQRHYGLACQIDERLNDSLVAACLLPDTGARNIDSLLNQQILPVLSQQLLQRQAARRKTHGVILAYSDDEGITLSFTDAQDAAPPAAKEA from the coding sequence ATGGCACACAACTCCTCCCGTTTGCTTCGCCGTCTCAATCCCTACTGTGCCCAGGCGCTGAGTGCGGCGGCTTCGCTGTGTCAAAGCCGTGCCCATTCATACATCAGCATCGAGCACTGGCTGCTCAAGTTGCTGGAGCAAGGTGAGGGCGACCTGACCCTCATCGCTCGCCGCTACGACTGGGATATGGACGCTATCTGGCGCGGGCTGCTCGATCATCTCGAGACCCTGCCGCGCAGTGTGCAGAGCAAGCCGCAGTTGTGTGACAAGTTGCAGCAACTGATCAAGGACGCCTGGTTGCGTGCATCGCTGGACGACAACAATGATCACCTGCGTTCAGCACACCTGCTCGGCGCGTTGATGGACACTCCCAGCCTGCTGGCGTGCGAGGCCGCTTGGCCGTTGCTGAGCCTCAGCGATGTTCAGTTGCAGCGTTTGTTTGCATTGCTGGATCAATACTCCGAAGAACGCCCACAGGTGCAGCAGCAAACGGCCCTGGCCCAAGTGCCAACGCCTTCAGGCCTGGTGACCCCGTCCAGCGCCGTCAGGCACGATGCCTCGCAGGCCGTGCTGGACAAATTTACCCACGACGTCACCGCCAAGGCTGGGGAAGGGCGGATCGATCCCGTGTTCGGCCGCGACGATGAAATCCGTCAGGTCATCGACATTCTTAGCCGTCGACGCAAGAACAACCCGATCCTGGTCGGCGAGCCCGGGGTCGGCAAAACCGCCCTGGTCGAGGGCCTGGCGTTGCGTATCGCCCAGGGTAATGTTCCCGACAGTCTCAAGTCGGTCAGCGTGCGCATCCTCGACCTGGGACTGTTGCAGGCGGGCGCGGGCGTCAAGGGCGAATTCGAACAACGCCTGAAAAACGTCATCGACGCCGTGCAGCAATCCGAAACCCCGGTGCTGCTGTTTATCGATGAAGCCCATACTCTGATTGGCGCCGGCAACCAGGCGGGTGGTGCCGATGCGGCGAATCTGCTAAAGCCTGCCCTGGCCCGCGGCGAGTTGCGCACCATCGCCGCCACCACCTGGAGCGAATACAAGCAATACTTCGAGCGCGATGCAGCCTTGGAGCGGCGCTTTCAGATGGTCAAGGTTGACGAGCCGGACGACGCCAACGCCAGCCTCATGTTGCGCGGCCTCAAGGCGCGCTACGCCAGCCACCATGGCGTGCATATCCAGGATGCGGCGGTACAGGCTGCGGTCAGCCTGTCGCGGCGCTACCTGACCGGTCGCCAACTGCCGGACAAAGCTGTCGACCTGCTCGACACCGCCAGTGCACGGGTGCGCATGAGCCTCGACTGTGAACCGCAAGCGCTGGTTCGCGTCAAGGTCCGGCAGGTTGCCCTGGAGCTGGAACGCCAGGCTCTGGAAGAAGACGCGCAACTGTGCGGCCACGCCGCCAGCGAGCGTCTGGCGACGATCGCTGCACAACACGCCGAGCTGCATCGCCAGCAAGTCGAGCTGGAGCAGCAATACCGGCACGAACTCGACCTGACCCAGCAACTGCTCGGAGCGCGCCAGGCCGAACCGCCACAAATGGACCTTTGCGCGCAGCTGCAACAACGACTGAACGAGGCCCAAGGCAACCAACCGTTGCTATCGCTCGATGTCGAGGCGCGCAGCGTGGCCGAAGTGATCGCCGACTGGACCGGCGTGCCGCTGGGCAGCCTGCTCAAGGACGAGCAAGCCAACCTGCTGGCGCTTGAACAGCAATTGGGTGAGCGCGTCATTGGCCAGGCCCCTGCGCTCGGCGCATTGGCCCAGCGTCTGCGTGCGGCCAAAACCGGGCTCACGGAAGAAAAGGCGCCACTGGGTGTCTTCCTGCTGGTGGGTACCAGCGGCGTCGGCAAGACCGAAACCGCCCTGGCCCTGGCCGACAGCCTGTTCGGTGGCGAGAAGTCGCTGATCACGATCAACCTTTCCGAATACCAGGAAGCCCACACTGTCAGCCAACTCAAAGGCTCGCCCCCCGGCTACGTCGGTTACGGCCAGGGCGGGGTGCTCACCGAAGCGGTACGCCAACGGCCCTACAGTGTTGTATTGCTCGACGAAGTGGAAAAAGCCCATCGCGACGTGCTCAACCTGTTTTACCAGGTCTTCGATCGCGGCTTCATGCGTGATGGCGAAGGGCGCGAAATCGACTTTCGCAACACCGTCATTCTCATGACTTCCAACCTTGGCAGCGACGTACTGCAAGCCTGTTTGCAGGAGCAACCGGAAGCGCCGGACAGCACCTTGCACGAGTTGCTGCGGCCGATCCTGCGCGAGCATTTCCAGCCGGCCTTGCTGGCACGCTTCCAAACCCTGATCTACCGCCCGCTGCAAGCCGATGCGCTCAAGTGCATCGTCGCCATCAAACTCGCCCAGGTCGCCAAGCGCCTGCAACGTCACTATGGCCTGGCCTGCCAGATCGACGAACGCCTCAACGATTCCTTGGTTGCTGCTTGCCTGCTGCCCGACACCGGTGCGCGCAATATCGACAGCCTGCTCAACCAGCAGATTTTGCCGGTACTCAGCCAGCAACTGCTGCAACGCCAGGCGGCCCGACGCAAAACCCACGGCGTGATCCTCGCCTACAGCGACGATGAGGGCATCACTCTGAGCTTCACCGACGCCCAGGATGCGGCGCCACCCGCCGCCAAGGAGGCCTGA